The Nitrospira sp. genome window below encodes:
- the dprA gene encoding DNA-processing protein DprA, with translation MDAAQLTAWLVLQAVEGVGDRTLVKLVQVFGLPERALAASLEELVRAGCSPELAEAVRRGPELAVRRQIDRQVALIEQLKICVITLSDPAYPKRLAMIHDPPPLLYYTGSFDEQDGLAVAVVGGRHATPAGRAVTEEIAKELALRGWTIVSGMARGIDAAAHRGALAGNGRTLAVLGCGVDRTYPPEHDQLRKQIDAHGAVIAELPVGSPPQSHHFPRRNRIISGLSVGVLVAEAAVSSGSLITAKLALEQGREVFALPGSVKEARCRGSNGLIKEGATLVECADDILQALLPQVEPSWRARMRPDAAPSSSSERLGPEEQRVYDALSYDARSVDAVIEQTQLSAAQVSVTLLSLELRGHIRQLPGQQYLRR, from the coding sequence ATGGATGCTGCGCAACTCACCGCATGGCTGGTGCTGCAGGCTGTCGAAGGTGTGGGCGATCGGACGCTCGTGAAGCTGGTGCAGGTGTTTGGATTGCCTGAGCGGGCGCTGGCCGCGTCCCTGGAGGAGTTGGTCCGGGCCGGCTGTAGCCCTGAGCTGGCAGAGGCCGTACGGCGAGGCCCTGAGTTGGCGGTTCGCCGGCAGATCGATCGCCAGGTCGCCCTAATCGAGCAGTTGAAGATTTGCGTGATCACCCTGTCGGATCCGGCCTATCCCAAGCGGCTGGCGATGATTCACGATCCGCCTCCGCTGTTGTATTACACGGGATCGTTCGATGAGCAGGATGGATTGGCCGTCGCGGTAGTCGGCGGGCGGCATGCGACTCCTGCCGGGCGTGCGGTAACGGAAGAGATTGCGAAGGAACTGGCCCTAAGGGGCTGGACGATTGTCAGTGGCATGGCGCGCGGCATCGACGCCGCGGCCCATCGTGGCGCGCTGGCCGGGAACGGCCGCACGCTGGCGGTGCTCGGCTGCGGAGTCGATCGGACCTATCCTCCGGAGCATGACCAGCTGCGCAAGCAGATTGACGCCCATGGGGCGGTGATCGCCGAGCTCCCCGTCGGGTCGCCGCCGCAGAGCCATCATTTCCCCCGCAGGAACCGGATTATTAGCGGCTTGTCCGTCGGTGTGCTGGTTGCCGAAGCGGCGGTGAGCAGCGGGTCCCTCATTACGGCGAAGCTGGCGTTGGAGCAGGGGCGCGAGGTCTTCGCGCTGCCGGGTTCGGTCAAGGAAGCGCGGTGCCGCGGATCGAACGGCCTCATCAAGGAAGGCGCGACGCTGGTCGAGTGCGCGGACGATATTCTGCAGGCGCTGCTGCCGCAGGTGGAGCCGTCGTGGCGTGCGCGGATGCGTCCCGATGCGGCGCCGTCATCGTCGAGCGAGCGGCTGGGGCCGGAAGAACAACGGGTGTACGACGCGCTGTCTTATGACGCCCGGTCGGTCGATGCGGTGATCGAGCAGACGCAGTTGAGCGCGGCGCAAGTCTCGGTCACGCTGTTGTCGCTGGAGCTGCGCGGGCATATCAGGCAGCTCCCCGGGCAGCAATACCTCCGCCGGTGA
- a CDS encoding Rne/Rng family ribonuclease: MGIEIAIAVSREETRVAVLDGGVVTDLFGDRAKHKDFVGNIYKGKVAKVLPGMQAAFVDIGLEKAAFMHVSDLSEDAEPSDLLVEADEDDKDADMLRPKRQSAKPIEQLLTEGQELMVQISKGPIGTKGPRVTTYVSLPGRYLVFMPNVEHIGVSRRIARDEERARLKDIMRRVRRPGCGYIVRTVSEGVKEDELKSDVDFLHVLWQDILTNREKLGAPALLHTDLSLSFRVVRDLFGKKVDRLWIDSRREYEAIRDFVQRFSPEQTSRIHFYDKDESLFDHLGVEQEISRAMSRKVWLKSGGYLVIDHTEAMTVIDVNTGRFVGKRDQEETILRNNLEAAKEVAYQIKLRGIGGIIIVDFIDMEREKNRDKVYHALVDAMASDKARTRISRISDLGLIEISRERVREDLLRSLSEPCHYCEGRGYTKSPTTVAYEIFRDIRKIAESGECQRIVIGAHPTVADLLQDEERQGVETLERDCSAKIIVTPDSQLHLEQYDLVAL; this comes from the coding sequence ATGGGGATTGAGATTGCGATTGCTGTCTCGCGGGAAGAAACCCGCGTGGCTGTGCTGGATGGCGGAGTCGTCACCGATTTGTTCGGGGACCGGGCCAAGCACAAAGACTTTGTCGGGAATATTTACAAAGGCAAAGTGGCGAAGGTGCTGCCGGGCATGCAGGCGGCCTTTGTCGATATCGGTTTGGAAAAGGCCGCGTTCATGCATGTGTCCGATCTGTCGGAGGATGCGGAGCCCAGCGATTTGCTGGTGGAGGCGGACGAAGACGATAAAGACGCGGATATGCTGCGGCCGAAACGCCAGAGCGCCAAGCCGATCGAGCAGCTGCTGACCGAGGGCCAGGAGTTGATGGTGCAGATCTCGAAAGGTCCGATCGGCACCAAGGGGCCGCGTGTCACGACCTACGTGTCGCTGCCGGGCCGGTATCTGGTGTTTATGCCGAACGTCGAACATATCGGGGTCTCGCGCCGGATTGCGCGGGATGAAGAGCGCGCCCGGTTGAAGGACATCATGCGGCGGGTCCGCCGTCCCGGATGCGGCTATATCGTCCGGACGGTCAGCGAAGGCGTGAAGGAAGATGAACTGAAGTCCGACGTCGATTTTCTCCATGTGCTCTGGCAGGATATTTTGACCAACCGGGAGAAGCTGGGCGCGCCGGCGTTATTGCATACGGATCTGAGCTTGAGCTTCCGTGTCGTGCGGGACCTCTTCGGCAAGAAGGTGGACCGGCTCTGGATCGATTCGCGCAGGGAGTATGAGGCCATCCGGGATTTTGTCCAGCGGTTTTCCCCGGAACAAACCTCGCGGATTCACTTCTACGACAAAGACGAAAGCTTGTTCGATCATCTGGGCGTCGAGCAGGAAATCTCGCGCGCGATGAGCCGGAAGGTCTGGCTCAAGTCGGGCGGGTATCTGGTGATCGACCATACCGAAGCCATGACCGTGATCGATGTGAATACCGGGCGGTTCGTCGGCAAGCGCGACCAGGAAGAGACGATACTCCGCAATAATCTCGAGGCCGCCAAAGAGGTGGCCTATCAGATTAAGCTGCGGGGAATCGGCGGGATCATCATCGTCGATTTCATCGACATGGAGCGGGAGAAGAACCGCGACAAGGTCTATCATGCGCTCGTCGATGCGATGGCGTCCGACAAGGCCCGCACGCGCATTTCCAGGATTTCCGACCTGGGGCTGATCGAGATTTCCCGCGAGCGGGTCCGCGAGGATTTGCTGCGGTCGTTGTCCGAGCCCTGCCACTACTGCGAAGGCCGCGGGTATACCAAGTCTCCCACGACCGTTGCCTACGAGATTTTCAGGGACATCCGCAAGATCGCCGAGTCGGGCGAGTGCCAGCGCATCGTCATCGGCGCGCACCCCACGGTGGCGGATCTGTTGCAGGATGAAGAGCGGCAAGGCGTGGAAACGCTGGAGCGGGATTGCTCGGCAAAGATTATCGTGACGCCGGACAGCCAGCTGCACCTCGAACAGTACGATCTCGTCGCGCTGTAA
- the rodA gene encoding rod shape-determining protein RodA, translated as MIDRLIDNRGLDNFDYRFLALVAAILGIGVLSIHSVTHAQQGGVAPYYLKQLVWIFLGGVAFVVMLVSDYHRIARLAYPAYGVVLLMLAFVLLEGRTSKGAQRWIALGPFSFQPSEFAKLVLILVLAHYYSKAPRVGWLQRVVMPGLLMLPGLVLILKQPDLGSGLSFVAVYAAMLLMVGVRSKALGVILLFSLMLFPFAWEGVWGSLHDYQRQRIMAFVDPDYDPGGKGYHALQSRIAIGSGELMGKGLYGGTQSQLKFLPEGHTDFVFAVYAEEWGFLGVLLLLVLFVGLIWLSLEIASKAKDQLGALLAAGITAMLCFCVVVNIGMTAGMFPIVGIPLPLMSYGGSATIMTMASLGLLLNVKRRRLSLFY; from the coding sequence ATGATTGACCGGCTGATCGATAATCGCGGGCTCGACAACTTCGACTACCGCTTTCTGGCGCTGGTGGCGGCCATTTTAGGCATCGGCGTGCTATCGATTCATAGTGTGACGCATGCCCAGCAGGGCGGCGTCGCGCCCTATTATCTCAAGCAGCTGGTCTGGATCTTCCTGGGCGGTGTGGCCTTCGTCGTCATGCTGGTCTCGGACTACCATCGGATCGCGCGGCTGGCCTATCCTGCCTACGGGGTGGTGCTGCTCATGCTGGCGTTTGTGCTGCTGGAGGGCCGGACCAGCAAGGGCGCCCAGCGGTGGATCGCGCTGGGGCCGTTCAGCTTCCAGCCGTCCGAGTTTGCCAAGCTCGTCCTGATCCTGGTGCTGGCGCATTATTACTCGAAAGCGCCCCGCGTGGGGTGGTTGCAGCGGGTGGTGATGCCGGGGTTGCTGATGCTGCCGGGCTTGGTGCTGATTTTGAAACAGCCCGATCTGGGCAGCGGATTGAGCTTCGTGGCGGTGTATGCGGCGATGCTGTTGATGGTCGGGGTGCGGTCGAAGGCGCTTGGCGTGATCCTGCTCTTTTCGCTCATGCTCTTCCCCTTTGCCTGGGAAGGGGTGTGGGGGTCCTTGCATGATTATCAGCGACAGCGCATTATGGCCTTCGTGGATCCGGATTATGATCCGGGAGGAAAGGGCTATCATGCCTTGCAGTCGAGAATTGCGATCGGATCGGGGGAATTGATGGGGAAAGGACTTTATGGAGGCACGCAAAGCCAACTGAAGTTCCTGCCCGAAGGTCATACAGACTTTGTCTTTGCCGTCTATGCGGAGGAGTGGGGGTTCCTCGGGGTCTTGCTGCTCCTGGTCCTCTTTGTCGGGTTGATCTGGCTATCGCTTGAAATTGCGTCGAAGGCCAAAGACCAGCTGGGGGCGCTCTTAGCCGCCGGCATTACGGCGATGTTGTGTTTTTGTGTGGTGGTGAATATCGGGATGACGGCGGGCATGTTTCCGATCGTCGGGATTCCCCTTCCGCTTATGAGTTACGGAGGGAGCGCGACCATTATGACGATGGCGTCGCTGGGACTCCTGCTGAACGTGAAGCGAAGACGGTTGAGCTTGTTCTATTGA
- the mrdA gene encoding penicillin-binding protein 2: MATSGLHDSELGELQRRLMLLRVGLLLVVSLLALRLWHLQIREGPYYLDLSENNRTRSVLLEPARGLIYDRHGVLLANNVPSFSLYVTLEDVKDRDALTQKLSELLGLDSAMIRKKLAGRGSKMLPRKIKDRLTLRDATLIESHRLDLPGVMIQVESQRNYPGGMAASHLIGYVGEISPEQLEKPEFADLHQGSIVGQYGVEKSFDRHVRGQAGQKSVEVDALGHEKRTVLVDKPQSGNDLYLTIDIRLQKVAEDLLGEESGAIVALDPTSGDILAMASRPGFDPNVLSRELTPKQWVEIVQNEGRPLNNRASQGQYPPGSTFKVPMAVAALESNTMSPSSSVFCNGGYQFGKRVYHDWKATGHGSVDLHKALVHSCDVYFYTVGQRMGIDTMAEYAKAFGLGHETGIELPSERVGIVPSTAWKMKAKKEPWLPGETISAAIGQGYVTVTPLQMASMIGTVANDGVSYRPRLVQAIMDRMTGNLQEMPAVARGKVHAKPETFRLVKEALAAVVTEGTATRAKSSIVTIAGKTGTAQTTALAKEKKAEKDIPKKFRDHAWFVAFAPVESPKIAVAVLAEHMGHGGSAAAPLAKEVIETYMKLMPPSVPEEASGS; this comes from the coding sequence ATGGCAACCTCAGGCCTGCATGATTCTGAACTCGGAGAGCTGCAGCGGCGGCTGATGTTGCTGCGGGTCGGGCTGTTGCTGGTCGTGAGCCTATTGGCGTTGCGGCTCTGGCACTTGCAGATCCGCGAAGGCCCCTACTATCTGGATTTGTCCGAGAATAACCGGACGAGGTCCGTGCTCCTGGAGCCGGCGCGCGGGCTAATCTATGACCGCCACGGCGTGTTGCTGGCGAACAACGTGCCGAGCTTCAGCCTCTATGTCACGCTGGAAGATGTCAAAGATCGCGATGCGTTGACGCAGAAGCTCTCCGAACTGCTGGGGCTCGACTCCGCCATGATCCGGAAGAAGCTGGCGGGCCGCGGCAGCAAGATGCTCCCGAGAAAAATTAAGGACCGGCTCACGCTGCGCGACGCGACGCTGATCGAATCGCATCGGCTCGATCTTCCGGGTGTGATGATTCAGGTCGAGTCACAGCGCAACTATCCCGGCGGGATGGCGGCCTCGCATCTCATCGGATACGTGGGCGAAATTTCTCCGGAACAGTTGGAGAAACCGGAGTTTGCCGATCTGCATCAGGGCAGTATCGTCGGACAATATGGAGTGGAGAAGTCCTTCGATCGCCATGTGCGCGGCCAGGCGGGACAGAAAAGCGTCGAAGTCGATGCCTTGGGGCATGAAAAGCGAACAGTCTTGGTTGATAAGCCGCAGTCCGGCAACGATCTCTATTTGACGATCGATATCCGCCTACAGAAGGTGGCCGAGGATCTGCTCGGAGAAGAATCCGGCGCGATCGTCGCCTTGGATCCGACTAGCGGGGATATTCTGGCGATGGCGAGCCGTCCAGGGTTCGATCCCAATGTGCTCTCGCGCGAACTCACGCCGAAACAGTGGGTCGAAATCGTGCAGAACGAGGGGCGTCCATTGAATAACCGGGCGTCGCAAGGCCAATATCCGCCCGGATCCACTTTCAAGGTGCCGATGGCGGTGGCGGCGCTGGAATCCAATACGATGTCGCCGTCCAGTTCGGTATTTTGCAACGGCGGCTATCAGTTCGGCAAGCGGGTGTATCACGATTGGAAAGCCACCGGGCATGGCTCGGTCGATCTTCATAAAGCCCTGGTCCATTCGTGCGACGTCTATTTTTATACGGTCGGACAGCGGATGGGGATCGATACGATGGCGGAGTATGCCAAGGCGTTCGGTCTGGGGCATGAAACCGGGATCGAGTTGCCCTCTGAACGCGTGGGGATTGTTCCTTCGACGGCCTGGAAGATGAAAGCCAAGAAGGAGCCCTGGTTGCCGGGCGAAACGATCTCCGCGGCGATCGGACAGGGGTACGTGACGGTCACGCCGTTGCAGATGGCCAGCATGATCGGGACGGTGGCCAACGACGGGGTCAGCTACCGGCCGCGTTTGGTGCAGGCCATCATGGATCGCATGACGGGCAATCTGCAAGAGATGCCGGCCGTGGCGCGCGGGAAAGTGCATGCCAAGCCGGAGACGTTTCGGCTGGTGAAGGAGGCGCTGGCCGCTGTGGTGACGGAGGGCACTGCGACACGGGCCAAGTCCTCTATAGTGACGATTGCCGGGAAAACCGGCACGGCGCAAACGACGGCGCTGGCCAAAGAGAAAAAAGCGGAGAAAGATATCCCCAAGAAATTTCGAGACCATGCCTGGTTTGTCGCCTTCGCTCCGGTCGAGTCTCCGAAAATTGCGGTGGCGGTGCTGGCCGAGCATATGGGCCACGGCGGGTCGGCGGCGGCGCCCTTGGCCAAGGAAGTGATCGAAACCTATATGAAGTTGATGCCGCCGTCTGTGCCGGAGGAGGCCTCCGGGTCATGA
- the mreC gene encoding rod shape-determining protein MreC has protein sequence MRMANFRSSYGARRLALGVFLLVLLGFFLLPHQLQTMFQGLGGPVGWVLSWPIRMVSSIEGGIGEAWHRYFALQGVEDENRRLKKEIEQLQGQNSQLREAASATERLTALLEFKAQALPAMVAAQVIGRNTDNWYRTIILNKGSSDGIRPDMGVITSAGVVGRVVKTTVATSVVLLVSDPNNAIAGLIQRTRDEGIVEGTTEGLARLKYIPLLSNVRSGDHVVTSGLVGGFPRGLAIGTITRIDKEEGALFQLAEVRPEVDVTRVEEVLVLQSSYAADEESLGPGLPAVKAKP, from the coding sequence ATGCGGATGGCCAACTTTCGTTCATCGTACGGCGCGCGGCGTCTCGCTCTCGGCGTGTTTCTGCTTGTCTTGCTGGGCTTCTTTCTGCTGCCGCATCAACTCCAAACCATGTTCCAAGGGCTGGGCGGGCCGGTTGGGTGGGTCCTGAGCTGGCCTATTCGGATGGTCTCGTCGATTGAAGGCGGGATCGGCGAGGCCTGGCATCGCTACTTCGCGTTGCAGGGCGTCGAGGATGAAAACCGGCGGCTCAAGAAAGAGATCGAGCAACTGCAGGGGCAGAACAGCCAGTTGCGTGAAGCGGCCTCGGCGACGGAGCGGTTGACCGCGCTCCTGGAGTTTAAGGCGCAGGCTCTGCCGGCGATGGTGGCGGCCCAGGTCATTGGCCGGAATACGGATAATTGGTATCGGACGATCATTCTGAACAAAGGGTCTTCGGATGGGATCCGCCCGGATATGGGCGTGATCACGTCAGCCGGCGTGGTGGGGCGTGTTGTAAAAACGACTGTGGCGACGTCAGTCGTGTTGCTGGTGTCCGATCCGAACAATGCGATCGCGGGGCTGATACAGCGCACGCGCGACGAAGGGATTGTCGAAGGGACGACGGAAGGGCTGGCGCGGCTCAAGTACATTCCGTTGCTGTCCAATGTTCGAAGCGGCGATCATGTGGTGACCTCCGGGCTGGTTGGAGGGTTCCCCCGCGGGCTGGCGATCGGCACGATTACCAGGATCGACAAGGAAGAGGGCGCGTTGTTTCAATTGGCGGAGGTCCGGCCGGAGGTGGATGTCACGCGCGTCGAAGAAGTATTGGTGCTTCAATCGTCGTATGCGGCGGACGAGGAAAGTCTGGGCCCCGGTCTTCCTGCGGTGAAGGCAAAGCCATGA
- a CDS encoding rod shape-determining protein — protein sequence MGFTGDIFGWFSNDLAIDLGTATTLVYVHGKGIVLNEPSVVAVEKKSEKVLAVGADAKKMLGRTPGNIVAVRPMKEGVIADFEMAEQMLKHFIRKAHNRSAFVRPRIIIGVPSRITQVEQRAVRDSAELAGAREVYLIEEPVAAAIGAGLPITEPSGNMVVDIGGGTTDIAVISLGGIVYSESVKVAGDRMDEAIMNYIKKKYNLLIGEHMAERVKFEIGSAYPFEERKTMMIKGRDLISGIPRTLVVDDAEIREALQEPIGTIVNAIKVALENTPPELAGDIIDRGIVLTGGGSLLKGMDTRFREETNLPIITVDDPLTSVVLGVGKILDELDLLRKVSVMSQCSSLR from the coding sequence GTGGGGTTCACGGGTGATATTTTTGGATGGTTCTCCAACGATCTTGCGATCGATTTGGGAACGGCCACGACGCTGGTCTATGTGCACGGCAAAGGCATCGTGCTGAACGAGCCGTCGGTGGTCGCCGTGGAAAAGAAAAGCGAGAAGGTGCTGGCGGTCGGCGCCGATGCGAAGAAAATGCTCGGGCGCACGCCCGGCAATATTGTCGCCGTTCGGCCCATGAAAGAAGGGGTGATCGCCGACTTTGAGATGGCCGAGCAGATGCTCAAGCATTTCATCCGCAAGGCCCATAATCGCAGCGCGTTTGTCCGGCCACGGATCATCATCGGCGTGCCCTCCCGGATTACGCAGGTCGAGCAGCGGGCGGTGCGCGACTCTGCCGAGCTGGCGGGTGCGCGCGAAGTCTACCTGATCGAGGAGCCGGTGGCTGCCGCGATCGGCGCAGGGCTTCCGATCACGGAGCCGTCCGGCAATATGGTGGTGGACATCGGTGGCGGCACCACCGACATCGCCGTCATTTCCCTCGGGGGGATTGTCTACAGCGAGTCCGTGAAGGTCGCCGGAGACCGGATGGACGAAGCCATCATGAATTACATCAAGAAGAAGTACAATTTGCTCATCGGCGAACATATGGCGGAACGGGTCAAGTTTGAGATCGGGTCGGCCTATCCGTTCGAAGAGCGGAAAACGATGATGATCAAGGGGCGCGATCTGATTTCCGGCATTCCGCGCACGCTGGTGGTGGATGACGCCGAGATCCGCGAGGCGCTGCAGGAGCCGATCGGAACGATCGTCAATGCCATCAAGGTTGCGCTAGAAAACACTCCGCCTGAATTGGCGGGGGATATTATTGACCGCGGGATCGTGCTAACCGGTGGAGGCTCCCTGTTGAAGGGAATGGACACACGGTTCCGGGAAGAGACCAACTTGCCGATCATTACAGTGGACGATCCCCTCACCTCCGTGGTGCTGGGTGTCGGCAAGATTTTGGATGAGTTGGATCTCCTTCGCAAAGTGTCGGTCATGTCCCAATGCAGTAGCCTCCGGTAA
- a CDS encoding RDD family protein, producing MIGVGAKRMEQAVYPKAHVLNRFIAKLIDLFIVVAADEIAPPVGFLSGLAYILIADGFAGGRSIGKRLVGLQTMRLDSRESAGFRESIIRNLPCGIAQVLFAVPYIGWIGSAAILAFEGLLIIGNEQGRRLGDEVARTQVLDAGQLAVPD from the coding sequence GTGATCGGGGTAGGGGCGAAGCGTATGGAACAGGCCGTCTATCCCAAGGCGCATGTACTCAACCGGTTCATTGCAAAGCTCATTGATCTGTTTATCGTGGTGGCGGCGGACGAAATCGCCCCACCGGTCGGGTTCCTTTCCGGGTTGGCCTACATTTTGATTGCCGATGGGTTTGCGGGGGGAAGAAGCATCGGGAAACGGCTGGTTGGCCTGCAAACGATGCGGCTTGACTCCAGGGAATCTGCGGGGTTTCGGGAGTCCATTATCCGGAATCTCCCTTGTGGCATCGCGCAGGTGTTGTTTGCGGTGCCCTACATTGGGTGGATTGGCTCCGCGGCCATTCTTGCCTTCGAGGGGTTGTTGATTATCGGAAATGAGCAGGGCCGGCGGTTGGGTGATGAAGTGGCCAGGACTCAGGTGTTGGATGCCGGTCAGTTAGCTGTGCCGGATTAA
- a CDS encoding SurA N-terminal domain-containing protein has product MIKLMRDASHNYPWVLKSIMGILAIAFVITMGWWGFGEQAGNDVATVGDLVVTREEFRRAYENMYRFYKDKVPGEFKDETIKQFVIEQLVDNRLWLIAAKDLGVTVSDGDLREMIVQTPEFQKNGAFDPETYQRLLAANHLTPAVFEAAQAKEILGNKARMFVRDAVALTPSEIAEGQTLMTRQPDADPAKATAAKDRVLQDMLFQKQQRALMAYQESLKVKVPVKIHRELL; this is encoded by the coding sequence ATGATCAAGTTAATGCGTGACGCGTCGCACAATTACCCCTGGGTCCTGAAGTCGATCATGGGAATCCTTGCCATTGCCTTTGTGATCACGATGGGCTGGTGGGGATTCGGGGAGCAAGCCGGCAATGACGTCGCCACTGTCGGGGATCTCGTCGTCACCCGCGAAGAGTTTCGGCGCGCCTATGAAAACATGTACCGGTTCTACAAGGACAAGGTTCCGGGAGAGTTCAAGGACGAAACCATCAAGCAATTCGTGATCGAACAGCTGGTCGATAACCGCCTCTGGCTGATCGCCGCGAAAGACTTGGGCGTCACCGTTTCAGACGGAGATCTCCGCGAGATGATCGTCCAGACCCCCGAATTCCAGAAAAATGGCGCGTTTGATCCGGAGACGTATCAACGGCTCCTGGCCGCGAATCATCTCACCCCCGCCGTCTTTGAAGCGGCGCAGGCCAAAGAAATTCTGGGGAACAAAGCCCGCATGTTCGTTAGGGACGCCGTGGCCCTCACGCCATCGGAAATTGCGGAAGGGCAGACGCTCATGACGCGGCAACCGGATGCCGACCCCGCCAAAGCCACCGCCGCCAAGGACCGCGTGTTGCAAGACATGCTATTCCAAAAACAGCAGCGCGCGCTCATGGCCTATCAAGAATCGCTGAAGGTGAAAGTGCCGGTCAAAATCCACCGCGAGCTGCTCTAG
- the queA gene encoding tRNA preQ1(34) S-adenosylmethionine ribosyltransferase-isomerase QueA: protein MNLSEFDFPFDASLIASEPILPRHEARLLCLDRASHGMAHRQVADLPSLLEPGDLLVVNDTRVMAARLSGRKQPTGTVVEVLFVRDLGEALWEVLIKGRFHVGQQIEFGSDARATVVQRDARGTRLKVESTVPVVELLRAHGQMPLPPYIKRAVQPEDQVWYQTCFAGREGAIAAPTAGLHFTPELFAQLRARGILTTAVTLHVGPGTFQPVVVERIEEHQMGEEWFDVGAQAVQAILETKRAGRRVVAVGTTAVRALESAALHQEVLRPATGDSRLFIAPGFQFKVVDALMTNFHLPRTTLLMLVSALAGVEAVRGAYAEAVKERYRFYSYGDAMLIV, encoded by the coding sequence ATGAATCTCTCCGAATTCGATTTTCCATTCGATGCGTCCTTGATTGCGTCCGAGCCGATTCTTCCGCGGCATGAGGCGCGGCTGCTCTGTCTTGACCGGGCATCGCATGGCATGGCCCATCGGCAGGTGGCGGACCTCCCGTCGTTGCTGGAGCCCGGCGATCTGCTTGTGGTGAATGACACCAGAGTGATGGCCGCCCGTCTTTCCGGGCGAAAACAGCCGACGGGCACCGTGGTCGAGGTGCTGTTCGTCAGAGACCTTGGAGAGGCCCTGTGGGAGGTGCTGATCAAGGGACGCTTCCACGTGGGGCAACAGATTGAGTTCGGCTCCGATGCGCGCGCCACGGTGGTGCAGCGCGATGCAAGAGGGACCAGGCTGAAGGTCGAGAGTACCGTGCCGGTCGTGGAGTTGCTTCGGGCTCATGGGCAGATGCCGCTCCCTCCCTATATCAAGCGGGCGGTGCAGCCGGAAGATCAGGTCTGGTATCAGACGTGTTTTGCGGGCCGGGAAGGCGCGATCGCCGCTCCGACCGCAGGGCTCCATTTTACCCCTGAGCTATTCGCCCAATTGCGCGCGCGCGGGATCTTGACCACGGCCGTCACGCTGCACGTGGGGCCGGGGACCTTTCAGCCGGTGGTCGTGGAGCGGATCGAGGAGCATCAGATGGGGGAGGAATGGTTTGATGTGGGCGCGCAGGCGGTTCAGGCGATTCTTGAGACCAAACGTGCGGGACGGCGGGTGGTAGCAGTCGGCACTACGGCTGTGCGGGCGTTGGAGTCCGCCGCGTTGCACCAGGAGGTGCTTCGTCCGGCTACCGGCGACAGCCGGCTCTTTATCGCCCCTGGTTTTCAGTTCAAGGTGGTCGATGCGCTCATGACGAATTTCCATCTTCCGCGGACGACGCTGTTGATGCTCGTGTCGGCATTGGCCGGTGTGGAGGCCGTGCGCGGAGCCTATGCCGAGGCGGTCAAAGAACGCTATCGGTTTTACAGCTATGGCGATGCGATGCTGATCGTGTGA